In the genome of Ctenopharyngodon idella isolate HZGC_01 chromosome 19, HZGC01, whole genome shotgun sequence, one region contains:
- the zgc:91910 gene encoding zinc finger protein 706-like — protein sequence MARGQQKIQSQQKNAKKAAEKKKSQGADQKTAAKAALVHTCPVCRTQMPDPKTFKQHFESKHPKSPMPPELVDVQA from the exons ATGGCTCGTGGGCAACAGAAGATCCAGTCTCAACAGAAGAACGCAAAGAAAGCAGCTGAGAAGAAGAAATCTCAAGGAGCGGATCAGAAGACTGCCGCCAAAGCAGCACTGGTCCACACCTGTCCTGTCTGCAGG ACGCAGATGCCAGATCCCAAGACgtttaaacagcattttgaaAGCAAACACCCAAAGTCTCCTATGCCTCCTGAGCTGGTGGATGTTCAAGCCTAA
- the bmp8a gene encoding bone morphogenetic protein 8A, with protein sequence MEQSSSATPMDKQERVVEFVSSCHSRGRKESCGKRTRGRQRLFPLAIFLPLCMLLCVWGQVEGVVHSSFRRLSGREKKEMQKEILSILGLPGRPRPHPPLRPPSSAPLFMLDLYHAVSSEADDGPGLGFTPEVVSQAALPTLSTHTPPLGTVVSEADTVMSFVNLVEQEKDLLQPRPYWKEFRFDLTPLPQGETVTAAEFRIYKTLTVGWRANRTLHISVYEIQREKRHREPELVLLDMQSVPAGQEGWLAFDVTSASNRWLLHPRSNLGIRLYVETEEDRSLSAAWVGLVGRRGPRSKQPFMVTFFRASQAPCRPPRALRHNNPRKKKTKYDLPHPNRPGIFDQNHASSGRQACKKHELYVSFSDLGWKDWVLAPPGYSAYYCDGECDYPLGACMNATNHATIQLLVHLLRPDEVPKACCAPTKLSPISVLFYDDNNNVILKKHRNMVVKNCGCL encoded by the exons ATGGAGCAGAGCTCTTCTGCCACACCAATGGACAAACAAGAGCGTGTGGTTGAGTTTGTGTCCTCATGCCACAGCAGAGGGAGGAAGGAGAGCTGTGGCAAGCGAACCCGAGGCCGGCAGCGACTGTTCCCTCTTGCCATCTTTCTCCCTCTGTGCATGTTGCTGTGTGTTTGGGGTCAGGTAGAAGGAGTGGTTCATTCCAGCTTCCGTAGGCTCAGCGGCCGTGAAAAGAAGGAGATGCAGAAGGAGATTTTATCCATTCTGGGTCTACCCGGGCGGCCGAGACCTCACCCGCCGCTGCGGCCCCCTTCCTCTGCCCCGCTCTTCATGCTGGACCTTTACCATGCTGTGTCATCTGAGGCCGATGATGGACCAGGCTTGGGCTTCACTCCGGAAGTGGTCAGTCAAGCCGCGCTGCCCACCTTAAGCACGCACACGCCACCCCTTGGCACGGTGGTCAGTGAGGCTGACACGGTTATGAGCTTTGTCAACCTGG TGGAGCAGGAAAAGGATCTGCTCCAGCCTCGGCCGTACTGGAAGGAGTTCCGCTTCGATCTCACTCCGCTTCCTCAGGGAGAGACGGTCACCGCGGCTGAGTTTCGCATCTATAAAACTCTTACCGTGGGTTGGCGTGCAAACCGCACCCTCCATATATCTGTCTATGAAATCCAGAGGGAGAAAAGACACAG GGAGCCTGAGCTGGTGTTGCTGGACATGCAGTCTGTGCCTGCGGGTCAGGAGGGCTGGTTGGCATTTGATGTGACTTCTGCGAGCAATCGCTGGCTTCTACACCCTCGAAGCAATCTGGGCATCCGCCTTTACGTGGAAACTGAGGAGG ACCGGTCGCTGTCAGCCGCATGGGTGGGTCTGGTGGGTCGGCGCGGACCGCGCTCTAAGCAGCCTTTCATGGTGACGTTCTTCAGAGCTAGTCAAGCCCCTTGCCGCCCACCTCGTGCTCTGAGACACAACAATCCACGCAAGAAAAAAACCAAGTATGACCTGCCACACCCAAACAGACCCGGCATATTTG ACCAAAATCATGCCAGCAGTGGACGCCAGGCCTGTAAGAAACATGAACTCTATGTCAGCTTCAGCGACCTTGGCTGGAAG GACTGGGTTTTGGCCCCTCCAGGTTACTCTGCGTATTATTGTGATGGGGAATGTGATTATCCTCTGGGCGCTTGTATGAATGCCACAAACCATGCCACGATCCAGCTGCTG GTTCACCTTCTAAGACCAGATGAAGTGCCCAAAGCCTGCTGCGCCCCAACCAAACTCAGTCCCATCTCTGTGCTCTTCTATGACGACAACAACAACGTTATTCTCAAAAAACATCGAAATATGGTGGTCAAGAACTGTGGCTGCTTATAA